Part of the Nicotiana tabacum cultivar K326 chromosome 20, ASM71507v2, whole genome shotgun sequence genome, AAAAATGGTGGATTTTAGTGATAAAGTCAGTGATCACGAGGtacttgttgtttttatttttttacttttgatcataactttttctctttatttattttatatatgtgGATTAATGATTTTGATTAaattggttttgatttttaggtTGCAGAAAATGAAGAGATGAAGGGGCAAAATCAAACCCCAGAAAGAGTTTTATCAGAGAATAGTGAAAGCCAGTTAAAGACTTGTGTTGATTGTGGTACAACTAAAACTCCTCTTTGGAGAGGTGGACCGGCTGGACCTAAGGTCAGTTATTAActcatttatttaatttttattttgttttattatcactttcaattttttttgttacTAATTTTGAATCCCTTCATATGATAGTGTTTGATTAAACATagttaaaatattaatttaactTGTGTATTGTATTAGTAGAATTTAATTTGACAAAGATATTAAGGATATTATTGGATTAtgatttaatttttgtaaaaaattagtaataaataatttaagtacCCAAGTTGCAATAGTGATCAATGAGgtatgaattaaaaaaaattactaggtaattattttttgtaatttttgcgTATACACTATCCTTTTCAGCCCCACATAtgttgggtatgttgttgttgttgtactagtAGTATAGTGGTGGTAGGTAATAGATATATGGTTAATTAGCTAATGTGCGAGTAAGTTGGCTTGAATATTGGGCGGAATTTTTCCCTATTTGACTAAACTTTTGTGGTTATGAGTTATTTGTTACTTGTATTAGTAGGAGATAGTTATTTGGTAAATTAGGTATTGTTTGTGTAAGTTGGCTTGAACACCactagagaaaaaataaaaataatttgagttcTTGCAAGTTGTAAATGTGATGTTATTAGTGTATTTATATCAGTATTTTTGTAACATATCTAGGGTGAATATGTGTCATAAATTTTAAATGAGGTATTAACTTTAGAATAATTAACCTAAATAGTTGCCCACTCAACCATTTAAGTTAAAAATAACCAATGGATGTATGATGtatgtataatcaatatataattagTGTATACCGGCTAAGAAGATGGCTATTTTTCCTATAGTTCTATCGATGGTACGCATATATTGTCTTTTTTCATCTTCTTAAGCTGAGAGTCTTTTGGAAACAATCTCCCTACTCTCCGTGGTAGGGTAAGGTTTGTGTACACTTTACCCTTGTGAACTCATTGGGTGGTTGTATTTGTGTAAAAATCCcatttttcaattaattttgtTGAGTCTGATGATTTGATCATGTTGAATGCAGTCATTGTGTAATGCATGTGGAATAAGGAGCAGGAAAAAGAGAAGGGCACTTTTGGGATTGAACAAAGAAGACAAGAAACCAAAAAAATCAATGGGATCTTCAAATAAAAGTGCTAGCCAACATCATAATCAGAACAATCAGAGTAGTAATAGCAGTACAAGCAGCAGTGAGGAAAGTACAACCAGTAATGCAGTAAAGAACAATAAATGCATTCCATTTAAAAAGAGATTGTTGCATTTTGGTAGAGAAGTAGCCTTACAAAGACCAAGATCAAGCTCTACACAACACAGGAGGAAATTGGGAGAAGAAGAACAAGCAGCATTTTTGTTAATGGCTCTTTCTTGTGGTTCTGTTTATGCTTAGAATgaagaaaataattaaggaaaaaagTTGTACTCTTGGGAATGATTGTAGTACCTTTTAGCCTTTTTGGGCTGGTTGAGCAAGAAGGTAGGTGCATGAGTAGAATGTTTATGcttagaaaatgaagaaaataattaaggaaaaaaagTTGTACTAATGGCAATGATTGTAGTACCTTTTAGCCTTTTTGGGTTGGTTGAGCAAGAAGGTTGGTACATGAGTAGAATCTTAAATGATAAAAAAAGAGCTTAATCAAGTTGATAGCTCTCAAGAATGTAGGGTTGTGAATTGGCCTATGTTTaatttaattaaatttatttgaacCTAGTTAGAGTTATTGGTTATGCCTACTTTGTTAGTATTGAAGGAAGTTTGCTGATCATATTATTAACCAATAAATGCTAGTTTGCGTGCATACATTTGCATTTAatgaacaataataatatacttaGGGTTATTTTAGTAGGATTTAAGGTGATAATATGTACATAAATCTTGTTCTTTTCATATTGACGATAGAGAAGttatttttggtaaaaaaaacgcataattagaagaaaaaaagtaGAAATAATAATTGAAGTAAAAGAAATAATAGATAATAATAAAAACCTAATAATAGGAAATACGAGAGAAACATAGTACTAATGGTATAGAAAAGAAATACAAATTTGAAAAAGAAGTATGTTTGATTATTTATTAACTTACTACCTTAATCTTTGATCTTCACCTATTTGTATTTAATCATAGTTACTTAAATCTAATAAGAATAATACAATTGATTATGCTACACCTAGGGCTGTGCAtggatcggatttagcacatttcggattggatttcgaatttcggattctagaaaatgcaattTGAATCCGATTCGAACTAATATTGGATCGGATCAGATCAGTTTTTCGGATTTTGGATCGAATTATTATGCATCAAAGTTGCAAActcatatgtatattttctttgtaaaagaggtaatacagtaagaaaaagggaaaatttcacataagaacaaCTAGCTCCATACTTTTCAACTTTATAGCTCATATTTTAAAttacaaccaactagcccaaaaataataaacTAATACCCAACATTCAACTCGAACGGATTctcgaaattactatttaatttttaaaaaagattgctcatgcttttaagttaatttttgaatcagtaactgtgactcaaatattagttcaacaaaccaaatctatttgggtggtgaaaattagatttttaacaagctaaAATATGTGaatttaaatttcgaatttgattttgtaAAAAATTTAGAGTGgatgttatttagacttgttagaaatagtataaggaggttgtatataaaatttgaagtcatttaatggagatttggattggttttgaacaagaattgtaactgaaaatcgtggaagaagttagTCTACATACGCTTGTATAAGGtatataaaagtgtataatagtgtataagatgtgtttatatactcatatacactattagacaagattatacaaaaaactgacttctTCTTCTACCTTGCGTTttctctgaaatttaactcaaatcttgctcaaatctactccaaatcacttcaaatttaaaatttgaactccctttgatattttcaatcaattggaacaacgcCCAATCccaacaactaacaaactcaaaaaatcttATTTTCGAAAGCATAGCTTTGAATGGCCTCCAATGatggacttctactcttcaattttctgACATTGTAAACAGGGGGAGAAGGAGAAAATACACGGCCCCTTGAAACATATGTAGAAGAtgtaagaagaagagagagagaaagcaAAGGTTGTGAGATTTAATTCtatagcttttagaagcaatggttaTAAGAACACATATTTTGAATTTGCTAATGCTTTCATGTACAATATGGGCTAGGtagggtaaaacttaaaaatatgggtcattttttgttatggtgtgaagtcatgtgtattttcttgtaattctttctaagaaaaattcatgtttctgcaattatgagagtactatggtgccaatataaTTAAATCCATCAATtttaaaggtaataacttggagaaAAATGTAAAGGAAGTACTAACTATCCGAAATTAAAGTTTAGTATTTACACAAGTCCTaataattttggatttcggatcggatcaaatcatattaaaattataccaatccgaatctgatccgaaatccaaaattttaataaacaacaacaacaacccagtataatcccacttagtggggtctggggagggtagtgtgtacgcagaccttacccctaccctagagtAGAGAgtctgtttccaaatagacccccgacatccttactccaagaacttcccaccttgctcttggggagactcgaactcacaacctctcggttggaagtgggggttgcttaccatcagagacTGTTAATAAACACAATTCGAAATCCGAAATTGAACGGATCGATTCGGTTCGATttggatttcggatatccgatctaAATGAACAGCCCTAGCTACACCTGTTAGTTAGCAAATCGTTTTGTATTCGCTCTAGATCCTAATGAAAACTTTAACCTAAAGTTTAATACTGTAGATTATAATTCTAGACACGTGAAATCTTTGCTAACAAACAAGACTAATTTTTTCCACAATGGAATAAAAggtaaatttaaaatattttgtgTAATAGAGGGTTAAATTTGTATTTTTACCTTTATTATAGCATTGCAAAAGACATTTACATGTGAGTTGCATAGTAAAATTTGTCTTATTTTGGATGCATTCGTCACGTGTTTAAAGCCAGCGAGAGTAGCATATTCCCTTTCTATTTCTAGTTTGTCATTTCTCTTTTTGTACTCTGCTGACGCACACTAAATTTCCAGCTCATTGTtgaaaattattttgtgatttcctatttcttattttttattacgaataaaactttgaaaaaagtataaagaaagaagagaaagatataTAGGGAACACTTTGTTCACACTCATGGGTCGTCTGGTTGGGAAAAAAGTTATCACACCTTTTTATAGGAATAAAAAACACTACAATCTCGGGATTAGTTATACCACGATTTTATCCTGACCAAACATAAGAttaactcatctcaaatttaatcccgATATTAATTATTCCTTATCCCTCCTACCAAATGAGCCTTTAATATGAACTTTGAACCATCAAAGGATGTGGTGCAACGGATGAGGTCGCTCTTCCCTTAACCAAATGTTTCGAATTCGAGCCTCGGATATGGAAAAATCCATGGTAGGGAGCGCTCCTCCCTCCCCCCCAAATGGGGCCCTATGCGGCGCGAATCCGAATATAGTCGAGCTCC contains:
- the LOC107827909 gene encoding GATA transcription factor 15-like; translated protein: MVDFSDKVSDHEVAENEEMKGQNQTPERVLSENSESQLKTCVDCGTTKTPLWRGGPAGPKSLCNACGIRSRKKRRALLGLNKEDKKPKKSMGSSNKSASQHHNQNNQSSNSSTSSSEESTTSNAVKNNKCIPFKKRLLHFGREVALQRPRSSSTQHRRKLGEEEQAAFLLMALSCGSVYA